GATGTTTATTACAAACTCCTGAAACCGGATGCGTCTGAAGGAGAGCGGGTGCTGGTGGGCCGCATTATGGTTGGGTTTGCTATTTTGATTGCAGGATATTTTGGCATCAATCCGCCGGGGTTTGTGGCCCAGGTGGTGGCCTTTGCTTTTGGTTTGGCGGCGGCGAGTTTTTTCCCGGTGATTTTGCTGGGGATTTTTGATAAACGGACGAATCGGGAAGGTGCGATCGCAGGCATGGTATCAGGTCTGCTATTTACCACCGTTTATATTTTAGGTGTGAAATTCTACGGCATGTCTCCCTGGTTCTTTGGGGTTTCAGCAGAAGGGATTGGCACCTTGGGAATGCTCATCAACCTAGTGGTGACCCTGGTGGTGTCTCGGTTGACGCCACCTCCACCCCCTGAAATTCAAGCTTTAGTGGAAAATCTACGAACCCCTGGAGATGCACCTTTGGCGTTGGCAGATATTGGGGAAGAACAATTGGATTAAAAAGCAGATTGAGAGCTTAGCTTGCAGCTATCCGTCTTGGCTACTAGGCGTGCCAACGGTCTGACTCTCCTTGCGCTCAGAGGCGGATAGAAATTCCAAAATATAGTCAGCAGTGAGTTGAGACTGCTCTAAATGGGGGACATGACCACAGTTGGGAATCCAAGTTAGCTGGCTATGGGCAATGGTTTGATCAAAGGTGTCGGCATCCTTCACTCCCATAATTTTGTCCTCTTCTCCCCAGAGGATCAGAGTGGGGTGTGGGATGTCTTTGATGGTGTCGTAGAGGAAGTTGTAGCCGCCACTTTTGGTAAAGCCGACTAAGGCCCGGTGCCAATTGGGATCCTCTAGGTGCAGAGACGCACAGCATTCGGCATCGGGAGTAACGAAGCTGCGATCGCAATAGGCCTGCACACTCACCCACCGTCGGACCCGAGGACTGCGTAGAAAGTTGGTCAGCCAGCGATCAAACGGCGGCATGATGAACTTGGTTGCCTTAGGAGAGGGAGCATAGCCGGAACTATCCAACAGCACTAACTTCTCGACAGCCTCAGGATAGGTGAGGGCAAAATCTAGGGCCGTCGCCCCACCCATCGATGCCCCGGCGATGATCATGGGCCGTTGAATCATCTGTTGCCAAAAGCTATGGAGGTGAGTTTTGAGATCCGTGGGACTGAAGGCAACCCCCTCGGGCCGCTCCGTAAAGCCAAATCCCAGCAAGTCCAATGCCCATATTTCAGTGTGTGGGGCCAGCTTGGGGATAAGGCGCCGAAATTCTAAGAGGGAGCTATCGAAGCCATTCAGCAACAGGATGGGGATATCTCCTTCTCCTTGCTGCACATAGGTTGTCAGGATCGGGTCGGGAAGAAGAGGGGTCGTAATAGCTTCTTGCTGGATCTGTTGCGCTAGGGCAATGGAAGTGTCTTCAGTGAGTTGAGCAACTCCGGGGGGTAAAAAAGATGGAAACATGCAGAACGAGAGTCAGGACAATGGTTTTCCCCGCTGCCGGAATAGGTAAAAAGAGCACCATTTTTGACGACATTATTTGGGGTTGCATTCTAGAAGTATAAAGAATTCATGCCATCCTGCGAGTGAAGAGACCGAAGCTAGGCGGGGTGAAGCACTTTACTGCCTCATGCATTGAACGTGCTTATTTCCATTAGATTGCTAAATGTCTAGAGATCTAATCTGATTACAAAATTCTTTTAAGTCAACTATGGCTAAATAACAAAATCGACAAGATGGCGGTTCATTATATGATTTGCCAGAGATTTTTTTGTGTCCCTAAGTAGCAGAATTACGGTAAAGATCATCACAGTAGAATGCCCATATCAGCCCCAATATAGCTGTGACAATGCCTGCGACAGCTCCTCCTAATATCCACCCTAGGCTTCCCCAGTTAGTGATCAACAGAGTAATTTTCTTGATCAGGATTTGATAGGTGATAAAAGTTGTGATTGTGCTGACAGCCGTAACGGTCAGTAGATCTTTAATAATGCCCCAGGGGCTTTTTTGAGATAGATTATCGTCAAAATAAGCATCCCAAATCAGGATGAACATAACGATATTAGCAAAGGTTAGGATGATATTTTTGGTGAATTCTATATTGAGGGAAGGTGCTGCCATCACAATGGCATTACTAATCACGACACCTAAAATATCAACACGAACTCTTTTTCTTATTCTTCTTAATTGATGTGCCAATAGATACCTATCCAAGATCTAAATACTTTTCAACATAAAAGAACTTATAACCAGTGACGAGGATAAGAACGTTCTGGTATTAAATTATTAAAAACAAAGGTACAAAACAGGAGGATGACTGATCCTGCGACGACAGGTGTGAGTACAAAATTCCAGCTGGCTTGACTCATAACTCCTACCAAAGCCACAGCTCCTCCCGGTGGGTGGAGGGTTTTGGTTAACTGCATCACTTTAATGGCGGTCGCGACAGATAAAGCCATGACCCACGGTTCAGAACCAAATAGATAAACCATCACGACACTCACAACTCCCCCCAATAAGTTGCCAAAAATTAAATTTCGGGGTTGGGCAAGGGGACTATTCGGCACAGCAAATACGAGTACTACAGCAGCACCAAAGGGCGCAGCAATTAGCGGATAATCTGAGACCATACTCAGATAGGCTAAGGCTGCAATTCCTAGAAAACTACCGATGTAAGTAAACAGGATTTGACTCAGGGAAAAACGAGGTTGAACGCTTGAACTTCCGTGGATGCCAGACAGATATTGTCTCAATTTGAACCAAATCTTATTCCCTTTGAAGTTTAAAGATTTTGTAGAATGCAATTGTTGCAATTCCAGATTCAAATATTCGATTTGATTTTGTTGCTGCTCCAGCATTCTTTCATATTGCTGGAGGATCTCTTGCATCTGCTTCGATGGAGAGAATTCGAGGAAAGACTGTTGTGGTGAAATTAATAAGTTGTTCGAGGCAGCACTTTCGCTCGAATGATGATCCATATGTTTTCCCCCTACCGCTAACGATATTCTTGACCTTACCTAAGCCTTTGATTGATTAGGAAATAAAAGATGGTCAAAAGAAATTGGCTATCAGTTCCTGAACTTGAGAACAAATCAATACAGATCACGAAAGATAGGTTGCGATCTGAATCTTATTTCATAACTTTGGACGAGCTAAGTAATGGGAACGTACCCTTTGGATCATAGTATTTACGCTAGACGGCATTGCTTACAGTAACGATTGATACAGAAGCGAATAATCCAGGTGTAATGGAGGTTTTATCTCGCATCTTTTAAGGTTTGACCGTGAGGCTAGAGCTCCGTCAATGACTTTTCTATAAACGCACTATAGGGCTTTGCCTGATACTGGCCGAAGGGTCCCCGCTGTTGATAGCCTAATTGGGTAAATAACCCCAATACTTCAGGTTGGGACACTCCACTTTCTAAGCGGAGGTAGGGTAAATGCAGCGCTACAGCCCTTGTCTCCAGGTCCTGGGGCAGTCGGTGGCCGAGCTGCATCCCTCGAAATTTCGGTTGGATAAAAAATCGTTTGATTTCCCCATAGTCTGTCGTGATTCACCAAGGCTCTACAATCAGCGATGCTTCTTCCCCACGGTTAGAAACTGGATATGGGTTTGCATGAGGGCTGCCTTGGATGTCAGGTGATGACCGTCCGGTGGATAAATACTGTTCAGGGTCCCGTTGCTGAATGAGGCTGAGGGCTTCTGGGAGAGCTGGATCACGCGGCTGAATAGAGGCAGGGGACACCGCTATGCTTTGGGCAGACCAATCACGCCTTGGGCAATCCGACTTCCAGCATTACCAGTGGGTTGTCCGCCATCATCGGTTTCGGCATGAATAATCAGGCCACGTCCCAGAATGGGGTTTTGGGGGCCGTTAATGGAGATGTTATTGACGGTAATTTCCTTAGCGACTTCTCCCTGGCTATCGGCTTTGAGGTTGCCCAAATCTCCGGCATGACGTTCAGGATTGTTGGGGAGTCCGTGGGGCATTTCTTCTGGATTGTAGTGGCCGCCCATAGCTTTCCCATCTGGACTGGAGGCATCACCAAATTCATGGATATGCCAAGCATGGACGGAATTGGGCTGTAAGCCTTGGAGATTGGCGAGAATAGTGATTTTATCCTCTGCTTGCTTGAATTTGATTGATCCGGTTACCTGATTTCCCTCTGTTGGGGAGAGGATGGCCAGTGCTACGTTCAAGGGCTCAGTTGCGGTGAGGGACTCAGCTTCCGGCGAGGGACTAGGGGCTGTACTAGTTGGGTTGGGGGTGGAGCAACTGGCAAAAAACACGAGTGCGATCGCAGCACAAAACAGGGGGATAAATTTCTTAGGTAACATAGCGAACATTGAGCGGACTTTTTTACAATCTCACTCCCGCTGAAAAATCACAACCTTTCTGATCACAAGCTCAACCCTATGCATACTTGTGCTTTTGGGGATTCTCTATAATTCTCTTTATTGCTGGGAATTTTGAGGGCGAGCCACAATAATGCCGATGGATTGATCGACATTGGCAACATAGGTGGCTAAATCCGGGGCAATACGCACGCTACCGCCGGGAGAGGCATGGATGAGTCCCTTGGTCTGATCAGACATTTGGTAAACCAGTCCCGTATGGGTGACATCTAACCCTGGAACTGCTGTAGCCACGGCAATAATATCTCCTGGCTGTAGAGACGCTTCAATCCCTCGGATTTGGGCTTGGGGAATATAGTGCAAGGGTAGTGACTGCAACCGAGTCTCTACGACCTGGATGCATTGCCAGTTAGCTGTGCTCTTTAGCTGTGGGTAGCTCTGGCGATGCTGGCTCATAAAGTTGAGCGGTTTGTTGAGAAGAATGCCTCCCAAGGCTGGGGTAATATTCTCGACTAAGCCACGACGCTGGTTATCGGCAATCCAATCGGAAAAATAATGGAGACGACTGCAATAGCCTTGCATGTGTCCTTGGCGATAGCGTTGGGTTTGGACTGCATTGCTAAATACTTGGGGGGAAGGCTCCTCGACGGTGAGGGTACGGGCGATGGCGAGGACGGTTTCTACAAAAAGGACGCAGTCGAACTGGCTGAGAGAAAGGACTAATTCTTCTTGGGGACTTTGATCCAGGAGTCCCCCTGTGTAGGCTGCCCCTTCGAATTTGGCGGCCAGGGTTTGCAGGAGTTGCGGCCAAGCCTGCTGCTGGAGCTGGGGAGCTTGCTGTAGAAGCTGGGTTAGCTGGTTTTGGTCGGCTGAGGGGAATTGGACGGTTGTGGTTTGGGTTGGGAATTCGGATAGTTGGAGGGCGGATTGCGATCTTGTGGGTTGCGATCGCACCGAAGAAACCGGCAGATCAAAGCTAAGGGTGCCCAGCCCGATCAGTAGAAGTTGCCCAAGTTTAGAGGTTGTCCGCTTCATTGATGTAAGGGTAACGAATAATGCCTATGTCTAAGGACAGGATTTATGCCCAAAGGGTGCCCGTCTATTTTAAGGGGATTGCATCCAGGCCCGAGTGCCAAAGGATTGGCAGGCGGTTGCTGCGACTTGGGCGGCCTGGGCTAGGGCCTGGGGGAAATCGCTATGCAAAATAAAGTGGCAAAAGGCTCCATGAAAGATATCTCCTGCACCCAAGGTATCAGCGGGGGTAATCTTTGGGACGGGCACAGTACCTGCGGTGCCCTGCCAATAGAGAATAGGCTGATTGCCTTGGGTGATGGCAATATGACTGGATTTGGGCAGAGTTTGTTTTAAGTAGTCCAGCGTGGCTTGGGTGTTGTGGCAGCCAGGGGGATGGAAATCGGCGGAGCAAATGGCGTAGTTGATGTAGGGCAGAAGGGTCTCTAGACCAGGTTTCCAGCTGCCACCATCTAAGACGATGGGAATGTTAGTGGCTTGTTGGGCGATGGCGAGGCTAACGGGGATTTGATGGCCGTCTATCAGAATAATGTCGGTGGTGGTGATTTTTTCCCATAAATCTTGGGGGATTTGGTGGGGCTGGGCGATTTGGCGCTGGGCATTGAGGGAGATAAGGGCACGTTCTCCTGTGGTTTGGGTGACCACGATGGAAGAGACCGGGGGGGATTGAGTTTGGTCGGGGGTGAGGTCGGTGAGGATGACGGGTTGCCTGAGACTTTCTAGGTCGGCTCGCATCAGTTGGGTAATGGGATGTTGGCCCAGGGCGGTGAGGAGATGGGCGGTATTGTTGAGGTGGGCGAAGGCGGCGGCGGCGTTGGTGGCGGGTCCGCCTGCTGAAATTAAGCTGTCTTGGGCGACTAGTTTTTGGTTGGCTTGGGGTGGACCAGAGGCGAGATAAATCATATCCAGCGTGGATAGTCCGATGAACAATCCTGATTTCTGGCTATCCATAACTTGTATAGGCGATAGGCTTTGCTTAAATACGAGGTAATTGAGATATCTATCTTCTTTGATTTTATTAGGTTCATTGTGGATTCAGATTTTGGATATCAGCGTTGAAAATTTGAGCATGAAGTAATGAGTGTAAAGGTTTAAGATTCTGGAGAAATTCATTCCCAACGGCTTCTGTCCTGTTGAAATCAGTAATCAGCTATGATTTGGGCATGGAGTTTGAGTGGAATGATTCCAAAGCAACGGCCAATCTGAAGAAGCATGGCGTCAGTTTCGAAGAGGCAAAGTCTGTTTTTTACAATGCGCTAGCAATTATTTTTGATGATGAAGCCCACTCAGTGAGCGAAAAACGAGAGATTCTTGTTGGACATTCTAAAAATAACCGATTACTTTTGGTTTTTTTCACTGAACGCCCCCATGCGATTCGCATTATTAGCGCCCGTTTAGCTACCCGGAGGGAGCTTGAAGATTATGAAAGACAAAGCTTTTGAAGAGTCTAATGACATAAATGATGAACTTCAAGCTGAGTATCAATTAGATTATAGAAAGGCTAAACCTAATCGATTTGTAGCCCGTAATGTAGAGCAGCAGCTGAAGGTCGTTGTTTTAGATGATGACGTTGCTCAGGTGTTTAGAACACCCGAGTCGGTTAATAATGTGCTGAGAGCATTAATTGATACGATGCCTCAATCAGTAGAGAACTAAATAACTGGGTTGAGTTATGGGTCTGAATCAATAGGTTTTTGAAATTGGTTCTCGGGCCTATCGTCGTTTTTGCCAGGGGTATAAACCGAAGCCCAAGCCACCTCAGAAAAGTCATTGGGGAACGAAGTTATTGGCAAAACTGAAGCTAAAACGGAAACCCCGTAAGCCATCACCGGGACAAACTCGTTTGCCTTGGGATGATTGGGATGGTGTTGATCCAGAGATTCAAGCGGTGGCAATGAAGTTTGTACTTGCGAATTGCTGGAACCCGGAGGTGGTGAGAACTCGGTATGAACCGAATTTTATCCCGCCATAAGTAAAACAATGGGAGTTGCGAGGTGCCAGGTAAGGAATCGTTGAAAAGGTGGGTTTTATGTTGATCTGAACGTGGAAATGAAATTTAAAAAATGCTTGTAGACTGTCTCGTGCTACAGTCTACAAGCCTTTGTGCGAGAAAATGCCTAAGAAAAGAGATCTTCTTTTTAACGAGAACCCGCCAACAAACCATCTCGGAAATTCTCCGAAGGAAGTTTTTTGGAGGTCGAAGGTGAGTTGTTTGTAGCCTAACCACTCGCTATTTTTGCGCCAACCGACACGATCGCCGAATTTTTCCCAATCATCATTATAGGTTCTAGGGCTACCGCATTCTTCCCAAATTCGCTTCTGGACGCTAAAACCCCATTTGCCTTTGCTGTACTTTACCCATAAACGATCCAGTGTTTGCAAATCCTCACAGAGGAATGTTTTTAGGTCTTTTTCACGAAAGTAGTCTCCTTCTGTTCTCCCCATAATAGTGATCATCAACCGATAGGTTTCTTGATCGGCTTCTTTCCATTGCTGGTTTTGTAGTAATTCCTCCAGTTTTTCGTATTTGGGATCAGCAGTAACTTCTTGAGAGTGATCGGAGATGTCCTTGGCAGGTGTTTCGTGCTGAGCCGTGAGTTTTGTTTGGGCCGACAGGCCGAGTAGGGGGGGTATCCCCTTGATCAGCCTATCCATATCGCGATGAAAATCAGGGTCTCGTCTAATTTGAATCCCATTACGATAGATTAAGCTAGATAAACACTCCGGTAACTGAGAGGAGCTAGGCATCGCTGCCCCACTCACTAGAAGCGGAATCACAGGAATATCTCGATTTAAGGCAGCTTCAATTTCAATTCTGACAAAATCTTGCTGATTATCAAGCCGTTTGTTGCCATTGCCATCGGCACAATTTACCCATTTTGTGCCAATTACAGCCAATAGAATTTGGCATCGACTTACTTCTTCGTTTAGATGCTTGCGAAAGTCCTTGCCTAAGGGAATATCATCCACATCTTTAAATACAGCATCTCCCCCAAACTCCCCAACGAGCCTGTCATAGATTCTTCCTGTCACATCTGGGCTATCTTCTCTGCGATAAGAGATAAAAATAGAACCTTGGCTAGACATAAATTACTTGCAGCTAATCCCAGATTGATAAAAAATACTTTGGTGCTAACGCCTTAGATAGATCAAGGTTCACCCTTATCTTTAGCTAGAGACCCATGCTTTAAGTGTGCAAAAACAATGGAATAAAAACGTATTCTATGTGTCTTCTCAGTATGGCTGAAAGACTGTTTGAAACATTTTAGTTCACGTCTTTTAGATATCTAATCTCACCTCATAATTCAATCTCACGCATTATCCAATCTATCAGCAACTATTCAGATTTTTGTGTGAAATACAGATTATTCAAACAATCGAATGCTGCCTCCATATCGAAAACTAAATCATAGCGGCATAACAGTTGCGCGCTTCCTGAAATAATTCTTCCACCCTCACCATCAGAAAGGATGGCAACCATCACAAACCTGAGTGCTGAAACCAGCAAGCTACTCAACACTACAAAGTAACCAGAACAATTAAGTCTATTTTGGAAAGGTGCCGTATATTCAGCCACAAAAGCTGACAGCGCCATCAAAGGGGAACACAGTTACCAACAAACCAACCGATGAGTCCGTTCTCAATCTTCACCATCCTCTACATGACTGCCTTTCTGCTAGAAATGCAGGAAAAGTGGAAAGCACCAGGCTTTGCCCTCGCCTTTTTAGGCTTAATCACCGTCTTCGTCTGCACCCGAATAACCCGGAGCAAATTTTTTACCTTCCTGGTCCTCTCCACCGCCTACTTCTTAATTTTTCGCTTCCCCGACGTCGCCAACCACGTCAACTTCCTGATCTACCTCAACCTCACTCTGATAGTGGGTATGGTCTACGCCTGGATCAAACAGGCCAGCGCCGACGACTACTACGCCATGATGCGCCCCGCTCTCAGAGCTTCCTTGCTCGGTGTCTATTTCTGGGCCGGATTCCATAAACTCAACACCGACTTTCTCAACCCCCAAGTGTCCTGCTCCAGCATGATGCTGTATCGCATTCTGGATATGCTCCAATCCAATCTCTTGGGCATTCCAGTTATGGTAATTGGGATTGCCCTGGCCCTCTTCGGACTGTGGCAAGGACTCATCCGTCCCAGACTCAAATCCTCAAAACGTCCCAAAATCCTGCTGCTCGCCTTACTCACCTGTGGCGGTATTCTGCTCTATGCCTTCGGATTTGCCTATCAAGATTACGTCCTGCTACCCGACCTAATCTTGCAAGCCAATATCTACTTTGTCCTCGCTTGGGAATTGCTGGGGAGTCTCTTGCTGTTTGTGCCCAGATTGCAGGCCCCGATCCTGTTGCTCTCATGGCTGATGCATGGCTTTATCGCCATGATTGGCTTCGTCGATTTCAGTGCTCTGGCTGGAAGCTTACTCTTTACCTTTATTCCCGATCGCTACCTGCAGCTTTGGCAAGAACAGTCAGAAATCTCTCTGGGGGGAAGAAAGATTCATCGGGTACACCTGTACTTTGGCCTCAACGTTATGGCAGGTGTCTTCTCTGCCCTGTATTACCTCGCCTATTTAGAATTCGATATCAAAGTCACTGCCGGAGCCATCTTCAACCTTGCTTCAGTCATTTTCCTTTGGCCGATTCTCACCCAGCTCTTTACACCTAAAAATCGACCCAATTGGCAAGGACTTTCCGTTCTCAATAGCTCCATGCCCAAATTTATGGCGGTATTTTTAATTGGCCTCTGCTGTTTCGGCCTCATGCCCTACCTAGGACTCCGCACTGCTGGAACCTTCTCCATGTTCAGCAATCTCCGCACGGAAGGGTCTCGCTCCAACCATTTACTGCTGGGTAGTAATCCCCTCAAGCGCTGGGGCTATCAGGAAGATGTGGTCTGGATTCTGAGCTTGCCGCCAGAGGTGGTGGACATGGATCCGAAAAATGCAGAGCTAGAGGGTAGTGCTCTCCCCGTGGTGGAGTTCAAGAAAATGATCTATGACTGGACTCAATCGGGGCAGACCGTACCGGTAGTCTTTGAATATCAGGAGCAAATCTACGACAGCCCCAATATTGTTCAGGATCCTCAATGGCAAACGCCTCGGCGGAATTGGGAGATGTATTGGATGGATTTTCGAGTGATTGAGCCTGAAAATTCTGGTCCTAATTTATGTCGATGGTAGGGAGGGGGTTTTGCTAGATGCGATCGCAATCATCGCTACGATAAAGCTAACAATCGCGACAGCCGTCATCACTAAGGGGGACAAAGCGTCCGGCTGTTTGAAAAAAGCCCCAAATAAGCTAGCAGACAATGCTCCCCCGCTAAAAAACATCCCGGTTCCCAATCCCGCTTTCTGGGCAGGCACCATCGACAGAGCAAAGGGCAAAGTGCCATTATTCACCAAACTCAAACAGGTACCAATGGCTATAGCTACGCCCACCGCTGCCCAGGTCTGGCCGACCCCATTCATCACGACCAACGTTATGGCTAATCCCACTAATCCCAACAGAATGGCTTGACGATTCCCCAGCTTACGGGCAACGTTTCCTGCCGGAATGGCCGTTATCCCCAAGGCAATAAAGATCATGCCCATTGTCAGCCCTACATTTAGGTTGGGAATGGTTTTGAGGATTTTGGGAAACGTCGTCATCAATAACCGAAACCCCAACGAGGTGCCCCATCCCACCGTAAACACCAGGGCTAAATTTCTCATGGATGGACGAGCCCCAACCCCAGAAGGTTGATGGGGCATCTTCACTTCCGTATTGACAGACCGCAAAATAGCCGCAGCCCCTAGCAAAATGAGTGACGCTAGGCCAAAGGCAATCCCCGGTCCTAACTCCAGAATATATTTATTGGCCAAAGGCCCCATTGCCCCCGCAATCGCCCCCATTACGGTTAATACACTGGCTGCTTGCGGTAGACCACTGCCAAAGGCATATCGACTGAGCAAGGACAGAGCTGGACTGCGAAACACTGTCATGGAAATGGCCCAAGCCACGAGTAATATCGGTAAGAGCCAGCGAAAGACCCCCTCGGGCTGACTAAACGTGACCAGCACCGCAGTTGCCATCAGTAGTCCCGATGCCAAAATTACCCCTGCGGCAATAAACGGGAAGCGGCTACCTAGCCAGCGCTGGGCGCGATCGGAGTAGTTCCCCATTAGGGGTTCCATGAGCATTGCCAGGCCGTTTTCCAGCAGTAAGATACCCGTGACAAAGACAGAGGTAAATCCAAACTCACCTAGCAGTTTTCCCAGGTAAAGGTTGTAGATCACCCACATCAATACAATCGCTCCTTGGACTAGGGCCAGGGCAAAGACTTGTACCCACAGAATTCTTTGCTGTTGCAAAATTTGTATTCCCTTCTCTTGCTATGGGGTAAAGTGACTTGAAACCAACGTTCTTATCTGATTAAAAGTTTCTCACTCTATCACCAACCAGATGCTGTATCAGGCTTTTTCTTTTTTTATGGCAGCATAGATGCCCAGTAAGCTTGCCCATTTCATTCCCCTGAAACAAACAGATCAACACCCGATTTAAGTATTGATGCCAAAGTTGTAGAAAAGCTTCAGTTCTCGTCATTCTGCGCTTTTATATCACTCTAGAACTAGCCTTTGAAACTCCTTCAACGTTTGAAAATACCGTTCACCTGCGACTTGCGAGAAATTATTGTGACCGGCCTCTGCAACCCATAAGGATCGTTTGGGTCCAGATGCTGCCTCGAATAACCGTCGGCCCTGTTCAATGGGAATCACCTGATCGTTTTCTCCATGCATCACCAGCACGGGAGCTTTGACTTGCTTTAATCTGTCCAGACTGGTGAACTTATCGAAGGGCAAAATCGGAATCGGCACCACCACTCGAAAGATGGAAGTAAATGTGCTTTCCAAGATCACTCCCGCCACTGGATACTGGGTGGCCAAATACACCGCAGATCCGCCTCCCAGGGAGCGCCCCTTTACTAACAGCCGATTAGGCTTTACCCCCAACTCTTTGGTCAGATAGGCATAGGCTTGCTTTGCATCTTCATAGGCATTGCTTTCACTGGGGTGACCATCACTGGTGCCATAGCCTCTGTAATCGTAGGCAAACACGCTCAGGCCAGATTGCTGAAGCTGTTCTAGCCGGGGCCGGATATCTCCCAAATCTTCTGCATTGCCGTGGATATACAGCAACGTAAAAGTCGCATCGGGATTGGGG
The Acaryochloris marina S15 genome window above contains:
- a CDS encoding BrnT family toxin, translating into MEFEWNDSKATANLKKHGVSFEEAKSVFYNALAIIFDDEAHSVSEKREILVGHSKNNRLLLVFFTERPHAIRIISARLATRRELEDYERQSF
- a CDS encoding PfkB family carbohydrate kinase, coding for MDSQKSGLFIGLSTLDMIYLASGPPQANQKLVAQDSLISAGGPATNAAAAFAHLNNTAHLLTALGQHPITQLMRADLESLRQPVILTDLTPDQTQSPPVSSIVVTQTTGERALISLNAQRQIAQPHQIPQDLWEKITTTDIILIDGHQIPVSLAIAQQATNIPIVLDGGSWKPGLETLLPYINYAICSADFHPPGCHNTQATLDYLKQTLPKSSHIAITQGNQPILYWQGTAGTVPVPKITPADTLGAGDIFHGAFCHFILHSDFPQALAQAAQVAATACQSFGTRAWMQSP
- a CDS encoding alpha/beta hydrolase, encoding MVKLNYRQILLGSFSWQRLILAPIFIYGCFALYIFFKADSMIFLPQSPSYRDTDEVIKLPVTNQEEISALYFPNPDATFTLLYIHGNAEDLGDIRPRLEQLQQSGLSVFAYDYRGYGTSDGHPSESNAYEDAKQAYAYLTKELGVKPNRLLVKGRSLGGGSAVYLATQYPVAGVILESTFTSIFRVVVPIPILPFDKFTSLDRLKQVKAPVLVMHGENDQVIPIEQGRRLFEAASGPKRSLWVAEAGHNNFSQVAGERYFQTLKEFQRLVLE
- a CDS encoding superoxide dismutase family protein gives rise to the protein MLPKKFIPLFCAAIALVFFASCSTPNPTSTAPSPSPEAESLTATEPLNVALAILSPTEGNQVTGSIKFKQAEDKITILANLQGLQPNSVHAWHIHEFGDASSPDGKAMGGHYNPEEMPHGLPNNPERHAGDLGNLKADSQGEVAKEITVNNISINGPQNPILGRGLIIHAETDDGGQPTGNAGSRIAQGVIGLPKA
- a CDS encoding GUN4 domain-containing protein, coding for MSSQGSIFISYRREDSPDVTGRIYDRLVGEFGGDAVFKDVDDIPLGKDFRKHLNEEVSRCQILLAVIGTKWVNCADGNGNKRLDNQQDFVRIEIEAALNRDIPVIPLLVSGAAMPSSSQLPECLSSLIYRNGIQIRRDPDFHRDMDRLIKGIPPLLGLSAQTKLTAQHETPAKDISDHSQEVTADPKYEKLEELLQNQQWKEADQETYRLMITIMGRTEGDYFREKDLKTFLCEDLQTLDRLWVKYSKGKWGFSVQKRIWEECGSPRTYNDDWEKFGDRVGWRKNSEWLGYKQLTFDLQKTSFGEFPRWFVGGFSLKRRSLFLGIFSHKGL
- a CDS encoding HPP family protein, translated to MDHHSSESAASNNLLISPQQSFLEFSPSKQMQEILQQYERMLEQQQNQIEYLNLELQQLHSTKSLNFKGNKIWFKLRQYLSGIHGSSSVQPRFSLSQILFTYIGSFLGIAALAYLSMVSDYPLIAAPFGAAVVLVFAVPNSPLAQPRNLIFGNLLGGVVSVVMVYLFGSEPWVMALSVATAIKVMQLTKTLHPPGGAVALVGVMSQASWNFVLTPVVAGSVILLFCTFVFNNLIPERSYPRHWL
- a CDS encoding N-acetylmuramoyl-L-alanine amidase-like domain-containing protein, giving the protein MKRTTSKLGQLLLIGLGTLSFDLPVSSVRSQPTRSQSALQLSEFPTQTTTVQFPSADQNQLTQLLQQAPQLQQQAWPQLLQTLAAKFEGAAYTGGLLDQSPQEELVLSLSQFDCVLFVETVLAIARTLTVEEPSPQVFSNAVQTQRYRQGHMQGYCSRLHYFSDWIADNQRRGLVENITPALGGILLNKPLNFMSQHRQSYPQLKSTANWQCIQVVETRLQSLPLHYIPQAQIRGIEASLQPGDIIAVATAVPGLDVTHTGLVYQMSDQTKGLIHASPGGSVRIAPDLATYVANVDQSIGIIVARPQNSQQ
- a CDS encoding MFS transporter gives rise to the protein MQQQRILWVQVFALALVQGAIVLMWVIYNLYLGKLLGEFGFTSVFVTGILLLENGLAMLMEPLMGNYSDRAQRWLGSRFPFIAAGVILASGLLMATAVLVTFSQPEGVFRWLLPILLVAWAISMTVFRSPALSLLSRYAFGSGLPQAASVLTVMGAIAGAMGPLANKYILELGPGIAFGLASLILLGAAAILRSVNTEVKMPHQPSGVGARPSMRNLALVFTVGWGTSLGFRLLMTTFPKILKTIPNLNVGLTMGMIFIALGITAIPAGNVARKLGNRQAILLGLVGLAITLVVMNGVGQTWAAVGVAIAIGTCLSLVNNGTLPFALSMVPAQKAGLGTGMFFSGGALSASLFGAFFKQPDALSPLVMTAVAIVSFIVAMIAIASSKTPSLPST
- a CDS encoding alpha/beta fold hydrolase; protein product: MFPSFLPPGVAQLTEDTSIALAQQIQQEAITTPLLPDPILTTYVQQGEGDIPILLLNGFDSSLLEFRRLIPKLAPHTEIWALDLLGFGFTERPEGVAFSPTDLKTHLHSFWQQMIQRPMIIAGASMGGATALDFALTYPEAVEKLVLLDSSGYAPSPKATKFIMPPFDRWLTNFLRSPRVRRWVSVQAYCDRSFVTPDAECCASLHLEDPNWHRALVGFTKSGGYNFLYDTIKDIPHPTLILWGEEDKIMGVKDADTFDQTIAHSQLTWIPNCGHVPHLEQSQLTADYILEFLSASERKESQTVGTPSSQDG